A region of Arabidopsis thaliana chromosome 5, partial sequence DNA encodes the following proteins:
- a CDS encoding Mitochondrial inner membrane translocase complex, subunit Tim44-related protein (Mitochondrial inner membrane translocase complex, subunit Tim44-related protein; FUNCTIONS IN: P-P-bond-hydrolysis-driven protein transmembrane transporter activity; INVOLVED IN: intracellular protein transport; LOCATED IN: mitochondrion, mitochondrial inner membrane presequence translocase complex; EXPRESSED IN: 22 plant structures; EXPRESSED DURING: 13 growth stages; CONTAINS InterPro DOMAIN/s: Mitochondrial inner membrane translocase complex, subunit Tim44-related (InterPro:IPR007379); Has 30201 Blast hits to 17322 proteins in 780 species: Archae - 12; Bacteria - 1396; Metazoa - 17338; Fungi - 3422; Plants - 5037; Viruses - 0; Other Eukaryotes - 2996 (source: NCBI BLink).): MSLVRRFQTVRSLLKTAGSRESSSLPFGCWRSYHSSLCHVPEAHGKSAYSRLYEGHSVNTHLLRSTMIAEFLPFMNEKRSATTQVKAPPQLQKTGAVRVSMVSPGFVYEPYALREKISIWRRCFTRSGWRRTKEDFIRELRSAYAIAKLRKTGYSKNTFYIEALELYKQINIQMANGEKKTIRKNVTERMYSALKNEIKQREAMWDGVYWEMVEPVVKIRTLQARLIGIDRTDLKKAFIQLTLEFLTKQKFEAYDAKGNVAAGDKNKEVLVRDIWVFEKSLFHTGAYWRLCGRIKL; encoded by the exons ATGTCGCTCGTGAGAAGATTTCAAACAGTTCGTTCTTTATTGAAAACAGCTGGATCAagagaatcttcttctcttcc ATTTGGTTGTTGGAGAAGCTatcattcttctctttgtcACG TTCCTGAAGCTCATGGAAAAAGTGCGTATTCACGTTTATATGAAGGCCACAGCGTCAATACACATTTGCTTCGATCTACAATG ATTGCAGAGTTTTTGCCGTTTATGAATGAAAAAAGGTCTGCTACAACGCAAGTTAAGGCTCCACCTCAGCTACAGAAAACG GGTGCTGTTAGAGTGTCGATGGTAAGTCCTGGATTTGTATATGAACCCTATGCGCTCCGGGAGAAAATCTCGATTTGGCGGAG ATGTTTTACAAGAAGTGGTTGGCGAAGAACGAAAGAGGATTTTATACGGGAG CTAAGAAGTGCCTACGCTATCGCTAAGTTAAGAAAGACTGGGTATTCGAAGAATACGTTCTACATAGAAGCACTAGAGTTATACAAACAG ATTAATATTCAGATGGCCAATGGtgagaagaagacgataaGGAAAAACGTAACTGAAAGAATGTACTCT GCACTGAAGAACGAAATTAAACAAAGAGAAGCCATGTGGGATGGTGTTTACTGGGAAATGGTTGAGCCGGTTGTCAAAATCCGAACTTTACAAGCTCGACTG ATTGGAATTGACCGGACGGACCTTAAGAAAGCATTTATACAACTGACACTCGAGTTTCTGACGAAGCAG AAATTTGAAGCATACGATGCAAAAGGCAATGTAGCAGCTGGAGATAAGAACAAAGAG GTGCTTGTACGTGACATATGGGTCTTTGAGAAGTCTCTTTTCCATACAGGAGCTTACTGGCGGCTCTGTGGCCGGATCAAATTATGA
- a CDS encoding tagatose-6-phosphate ketose/aldose isomerase, putative (Mog1/PsbP/DUF1795-like photosystem II reaction center PsbP family protein), translating to MAILLHSLSLHPPNPKPQNPYKPKILSSSATFRRDVVLRTASLCFVSFIFQNQIPESLADPLKSTKPLRLGIANTKSWFQYFGSGFAIRVPPDFEDVNEPEDYSAGLSLYGDKAKPQTFAARFQTPDGSEVLSVVIRPSNQLKITFLEAKDISDLGSLKAAARLFVPGAATIYSARTIKVKEEEGLRNYYFYEFGRDEERIALVASVNRGKVSAAKHTFDYSSTFIFRDSLLTLRLFLNLEKVYIAGAAAPESKWKDDELKLRSAAISFTIL from the exons atgGCCATTCTACTTCACTCCCTCTCTCTTCAtccaccaaaccctaaacctcaAAACCCttataaacccaaaattctctcttcttctgctacCTTTCGGAGAGATGTGGTGCTTAGAACAGCATCACTCTGTTTCGTCTCCTTCatctttcaaaaccaaattccAGAGTCATTAGCTGATCCTTTGAAGTCTACCAAACCGTTACGACTCGGCATTGCGAACACTAAGTCTTGGTTCCAGTACTTTGGTAGTGGGTTCGCTATTAGGGTTCCTCCTGACTTTGAAGACGTCAATGAGCCTGAG GATTACTCTGCGGGATTGTCTCTCTATGGTGACAAGGCAAAGCCACAAACTTTCGCCGCCCGGTTCCAAACTCCTGATGG ATCAGAAGTTTTGAGTGTAGTCATTCGTCCTTCAAATCAACTTAAGATCACTTTCTTAGAG GCTAAAGATATATCTGATTTGGGATCATTGAAGGCAGCTGCAAGACTTTTTGTTCCAG GTGCGGCAACAATTTACTCTGCTCGTACAATCAAggtaaaggaagaagaaggtttaaG AAATTACTACTTCTACGAGTTTGGTAGAGATGAAGAACGCATAGCTCTAGTAGCCTCTGTGAACAGAGGGAAGGTCTCTGCTGCAAAACACACATTTGATTACTCCTCGACATTCATATTTCGAGATTCATTACTCACTCTGCGTCTCTTTCTTAATCTTGAAAAGGTTTATATCGCTGGAGCAGCTGCACCGGAATCCAAATGGAAAGACGATGAGTTGAAGCTCCGATCTGCTGCCATTTCTTTCACTATTCTATAG
- a CDS encoding tagatose-6-phosphate ketose/aldose isomerase, putative (Mog1/PsbP/DUF1795-like photosystem II reaction center PsbP family protein) (Mog1/PsbP/DUF1795-like photosystem II reaction center PsbP family protein; FUNCTIONS IN: calcium ion binding; INVOLVED IN: photosynthesis; LOCATED IN: chloroplast; CONTAINS InterPro DOMAIN/s: Photosystem II oxygen evolving complex protein PsbP (InterPro:IPR002683), Mog1/PsbP/DUF1795, alpha/beta/alpha sandwich (InterPro:IPR016124); Has 23 Blast hits to 23 proteins in 11 species: Archae - 0; Bacteria - 0; Metazoa - 0; Fungi - 0; Plants - 23; Viruses - 0; Other Eukaryotes - 0 (source: NCBI BLink).) — protein MAILLHSLSLHPPNPKPQNPYKPKILSSSATFRRDVVLRTASLCFVSFIFQNQIPESLADPLKSTKPLRLGIANTKSWFQYFGSGFAIRVPPDFEDVNEPEDYSAGLSLYGDKAKPQTFAARFQTPDGSEVLSVVIRPSNQLKITFLEAKDISDLGSLKAAARLFVPGAATIYSARTIKVKEEEGLRNYYFYEFGRDEERIALVASVNRGKVYIAGAAAPESKWKDDELKLRSAAISFTIL, from the exons atgGCCATTCTACTTCACTCCCTCTCTCTTCAtccaccaaaccctaaacctcaAAACCCttataaacccaaaattctctcttcttctgctacCTTTCGGAGAGATGTGGTGCTTAGAACAGCATCACTCTGTTTCGTCTCCTTCatctttcaaaaccaaattccAGAGTCATTAGCTGATCCTTTGAAGTCTACCAAACCGTTACGACTCGGCATTGCGAACACTAAGTCTTGGTTCCAGTACTTTGGTAGTGGGTTCGCTATTAGGGTTCCTCCTGACTTTGAAGACGTCAATGAGCCTGAG GATTACTCTGCGGGATTGTCTCTCTATGGTGACAAGGCAAAGCCACAAACTTTCGCCGCCCGGTTCCAAACTCCTGATGG ATCAGAAGTTTTGAGTGTAGTCATTCGTCCTTCAAATCAACTTAAGATCACTTTCTTAGAG GCTAAAGATATATCTGATTTGGGATCATTGAAGGCAGCTGCAAGACTTTTTGTTCCAG GTGCGGCAACAATTTACTCTGCTCGTACAATCAAggtaaaggaagaagaaggtttaaG AAATTACTACTTCTACGAGTTTGGTAGAGATGAAGAACGCATAGCTCTAGTAGCCTCTGTGAACAGAGGGAAG GTTTATATCGCTGGAGCAGCTGCACCGGAATCCAAATGGAAAGACGATGAGTTGAAGCTCCGATCTGCTGCCATTTCTTTCACTATTCTATAG
- a CDS encoding tagatose-6-phosphate ketose/aldose isomerase, putative (Mog1/PsbP/DUF1795-like photosystem II reaction center PsbP family protein): MAILLHSLSLHPPNPKPQNPYKPKILSSSATFRRDVVLRTASLCFVSFIFQNQIPESLADPLKSTKPLRLGIANTKSWFQYFGSGFAIRVPPDFEDVNEPEDYSAGLSLYGDKAKPQTFAARFQTPDGSEVLSVVIRPSNQLKITFLEAKDISDLGSLKAAARLFVPGKGRRRFKKLLLLRVW, from the exons atgGCCATTCTACTTCACTCCCTCTCTCTTCAtccaccaaaccctaaacctcaAAACCCttataaacccaaaattctctcttcttctgctacCTTTCGGAGAGATGTGGTGCTTAGAACAGCATCACTCTGTTTCGTCTCCTTCatctttcaaaaccaaattccAGAGTCATTAGCTGATCCTTTGAAGTCTACCAAACCGTTACGACTCGGCATTGCGAACACTAAGTCTTGGTTCCAGTACTTTGGTAGTGGGTTCGCTATTAGGGTTCCTCCTGACTTTGAAGACGTCAATGAGCCTGAG GATTACTCTGCGGGATTGTCTCTCTATGGTGACAAGGCAAAGCCACAAACTTTCGCCGCCCGGTTCCAAACTCCTGATGG ATCAGAAGTTTTGAGTGTAGTCATTCGTCCTTCAAATCAACTTAAGATCACTTTCTTAGAG GCTAAAGATATATCTGATTTGGGATCATTGAAGGCAGCTGCAAGACTTTTTGTTCCAG gtaaaggaagaagaaggtttaaG AAATTACTACTTCTACGAGTTTGGTAG
- a CDS encoding tagatose-6-phosphate ketose/aldose isomerase, putative (Mog1/PsbP/DUF1795-like photosystem II reaction center PsbP family protein), producing the protein MAILLHSLSLHPPNPKPQNPYKPKILSSSATFRRDVVLRTASLCFVSFIFQNQIPESLADPLKSTKPLRLGIANTKSWFQYFGSGFAIRVPPDFEDVNEPEDYSAGLSLYGDKAKPQTFAARFQTPDGSEVLSVVIRPSNQLKITFLEAKDISDLGSLKAAARLFVPGSLNHIHIRKLLRILSLIFFMHEQVRQQFTLLVQSR; encoded by the exons atgGCCATTCTACTTCACTCCCTCTCTCTTCAtccaccaaaccctaaacctcaAAACCCttataaacccaaaattctctcttcttctgctacCTTTCGGAGAGATGTGGTGCTTAGAACAGCATCACTCTGTTTCGTCTCCTTCatctttcaaaaccaaattccAGAGTCATTAGCTGATCCTTTGAAGTCTACCAAACCGTTACGACTCGGCATTGCGAACACTAAGTCTTGGTTCCAGTACTTTGGTAGTGGGTTCGCTATTAGGGTTCCTCCTGACTTTGAAGACGTCAATGAGCCTGAG GATTACTCTGCGGGATTGTCTCTCTATGGTGACAAGGCAAAGCCACAAACTTTCGCCGCCCGGTTCCAAACTCCTGATGG ATCAGAAGTTTTGAGTGTAGTCATTCGTCCTTCAAATCAACTTAAGATCACTTTCTTAGAG GCTAAAGATATATCTGATTTGGGATCATTGAAGGCAGCTGCAAGACTTTTTGTTCCAGGTTCGCTAAATCATATACATATTAGAAAATTGCTTAGAATCTTGTCTTTGATATTCTTTATGCATGAGCAGGTGCGGCAACAATTTACTCTGCTCGTACAATCAAggtaa
- a CDS encoding S-adenosyl-L-methionine-dependent methyltransferases superfamily protein (S-adenosyl-L-methionine-dependent methyltransferases superfamily protein; CONTAINS InterPro DOMAIN/s: Methyltransferase-16, putative (InterPro:IPR019410); BEST Arabidopsis thaliana protein match is: D-aminoacid aminotransferase-like PLP-dependent enzymes superfamily protein (TAIR:AT5G27410.2); Has 1807 Blast hits to 1807 proteins in 277 species: Archae - 0; Bacteria - 0; Metazoa - 736; Fungi - 347; Plants - 385; Viruses - 0; Other Eukaryotes - 339 (source: NCBI BLink).), with translation MAAETEAESQYLNVLSAFLAIEPVDSVITLARGCTGGSITENAQRFFWEICVEAAANGNGSYAKKLLKKLINEVELENGEVLDEVYEEYALYMLTSKEDILVKENIRITKFISFLFPEGSYKHPSCPRSRKLVIPLHCSLNMLEGDTGCSIWPSSLFLSEFVLSFPELFANKACFEVGSGVGMVGICLAHVKAKEVILTDGDLLTLSNMKLNLERNHLNYDDEFLKQPGEAQSTRVKCTHLPWETASESELSQYRPDIVLGADVIYDPSCLPHLLRVLVALLKNPPKRGNGSLETEDRDTTQEEHSPAVAYIASVIRNVDTFNVCLTLADQMDLSITDVTAELTPRFELLPYMHSYDRSTVRLFSISSR, from the exons ATGGCGGCGGAGACGGAGGCAGAATCACAGTACCTTAATGTACTCTCTGCTTTCCTCGCCATCGAACCGGTGGACTCCGTCATCACTCTCGCTAG AGGGTGCACTGGAGGATCAATTACTGAGAACGCCCAGAGATTTTTCTGGGAAATTTGCGTTGAAGCT GCTGCGAATGGTAACGGATCATACGCGAAGAAGTTACTGAAGAAACTCATAAATGAAGTTGAGTTAGAGAATGGTGAAGTATTGGATGAAGTGTATGAAGAGTATGCTCTTTACATGTTAACTTCTAAG GAAGATATATTggtgaaagaaaacataaggATAAccaaattcatttcttttcttttccctgAAG GTTCGTACAAACACCCGAGTTGTCCAAGGTCGAGGAAATTAGTTATTCCGCTGCATTGTTCGTTGAACATGCTTGAAGGAGATACCGG GTGTTCCATCTGGCCATCGAGTCTGTTTCTGtcagaatttgttttgtcatttCCAGAGTTATTCGCCAATAAAGCCTGTTTTGAG GTTGGTTCTGGAGTTGGTATGGTCGGGATTTGCCTTGCACATGTAAAGGCCAAAGAG GTGATACTAACAGACGGAGATCTTTTAACTTTGTCTAACATGAAGCTTAATTTGGAGAGAAATCACTTAAACTATGATGACGAGTTTCTCAAACAACCCGGAGAAGCTCAGAGTACA cGAGTTAAATGCACTCATCTTCCATGGGAAACTGCATCGGAAAGTGAACTAAGCCAATATCGTCCAGATATTGT TCTAGGCGCAGATGTAATCTATGATCCGTCATGTCTCCCTCATCTACTTCGGGTGCTAGTAGCCCTTTTAAAGAACCCACCCAAAAGAGGAAATGGCTCTCTCGAGACTGAAGACAGAGACACGACACAAGAAGAACACAGTCCCGCGGTGGCTTATATCGCATCTGTGATCCGCAATGTAGACACTTTTAATGTGTGCTTGACACTTGCAGACCAAATGGACCTTTCCATCACAGACGTGACCGCAGAACTTACGCCTCGCTTTGAGCTTTTACCATATATGCATTCGTATGACCGCTCAACCGTTCGGCTCTTCTCCATATCCTCCAGATAA